In Mercurialis annua linkage group LG5, ddMerAnnu1.2, whole genome shotgun sequence, a single genomic region encodes these proteins:
- the LOC126679892 gene encoding DNA (cytosine-5)-methyltransferase CMT2-like isoform X2: MTKSKSCLSLALLQTQTQTQNETQEAVPLQIHFPLRRSPRLFTIPQMRNVPFPNPNSHLYFPHQPRSSSSSLSPKPLLIKQANSHRNVSDSPTRRTSPRNVSAPKSHSQRQSFTSREDNGLKTSPRLSSAANRSENSCSKATLSVSSNSSRNHGFKQRASVELKAKSLISWHADDSNTNTMPLLEASPDMYLIKCDAAGEIESRRSSGNLFCVDETLSLKAKFDCCGLCDSLDEGKPCKRVKTISDNVDMGVNDDDLRLFTSTNNSSVCVENGETGCSLIKLPETVKKHSPNSKNKKSGKHVKNQRVCSLIGDPVPSEEAQEKWQWRYEMKSQRSKSRRLVLNDDDDEDKIVWNVECHYTQAEIDGSVFSLGDCASVEGDGGLMHVGRIIEFFKTTDGEDYFRVQWFYRAEDTVIKQEASFHDKKRLFYSKVMNDNPINCIISKVDVVQVSSMKGSKASVRSSDFYFDMEYDVDYSSFQTLLIDDSIKRHDSVSPNRIKTVARTASDSSLENMPICESYKAELALLDLFSGCGGMSTGLCLGAKLSCVDLVTRWALDSNKFACESLKLNHPETNIRNEAAEDFLELLKQWEKLCKKYALKDVERMHQSRSNTSSSVKEPDSLDDVNTTPGEYEVSRLVDICYGDPNDTGKRGLHFKVHWKGYSTSEDTWEPIAGLSDCQECIRDFVRNGFKSKILPLPGDADVICGGPPCQGISGYNRFRNVNSPLSDERNRQIVVFMDIVQFLKPKFVLMENVVDILKFDKASFARYALSRLVHMKYQARLGTIAAGCYGLPQFRLRVFLWGAHPSEKLPQFPLPTHDVIVRYWPPSEFERNTVAYDEGQPRELEKALVLEDAISDLPPVTTHETREEMAYEKPPESDFQRLIRSTEYDTTASSSRGSTKVNNLLYDHRPYTLTEDDCARVGLIPKRKGANFRDLPGVVVGHDNVVRRDPTKKKELLPSGKPLVPDFAFTFEQGKSKRLWWDETVPTLVTYPSIHSQAMLHPEQDRVLTIRECARLQGFPDYYRFCGTVKERYRQVGNAVAVPVGRGLGYALGMAFQKLCGDGPLMTLPPKFSHSTNLQLATSLLQKTD, encoded by the exons ATGACGAAATCCAAATCTTGTTTATCTCTAGCTTTACTTCAAACTCAAACTCAAACTCAAAATGAAACCCAAGAAGCGGTTCCTTTACAAATTCATTTTCCGTTGAGAAGATCTCCCAGGCTTTTTACCATTCCTCAAATGCGCAATGTACCTTTCCCAAACCCTAATTCTCACCTCTATTTCCCTCACCAACCAcgctcttcttcttcttctctttctcCTAAGCCCTTATTAATCAAACAAGCTAATTCTCATCGAAACGTTTCGGACAGTCCCACTAGAAGAACCTCTCCTCGAAACGTTTCGGCTCCCAAG AGTCACAGTCAACGTCAAAGCTTCACTTCCAG AGAAGATAATGGATTGAAAACATCTCCTAGACTGTCCTCAGCTGCTAATAGAAGTGAAAACAGCTGCTCAAAAGCTACATTGTCAGTGAGTAGTAATTCCTCAAGAAATCACGGTTTTAAACAAAGGGCATCTGTCGAATTGAAAGCGAAATCGTTAATTTCATGGCATGCTGATGATAGTAATACAAATACAATGCCTTTGCTTGAAGCTTCTCCCGATATGTATTTGATAAAATGTGATGCAGCTGGAGAAATTGAATCAAGAAGAAGCTCAGGGAACTTGTTTTGTGTCGATGAGACTTTGAGCTTGAAAGCCAAGTTTGATTGCTGTGGACTGTGTGATTCTTTGGATGAAGGAAAACCCTGTAAGAGGGTTAAGACCATTTCTGATAATGTTGATATGGGAGTGAATGACGACGACTTGAGGCTGTTTACCTCAACAAACAATTCTTCTGTTTGTGTAGAGAATGGTGAAACAGGGTGTAGTTTGATTAAGTTACCTGAAACAGTGAAGAAGCATTctcctaactctaagaataaaAAGTCAGGTAAACATGTTAAGAACCAACGAGTCTGTAGCCTAATTGGAGATCCTGTTCCCAGTGAAGAAGCACAAGAGAAGTGGCAGTGGCGTTATGAAATGAAG AGTCAAAGATCCAAATCTCGAAGGCTCGTTTTAAA tgatgatgatgatgaagataAGATTGTTTGGAATGTGGAATGTCATTACACTCAAGCTGAAATTGATGGGTCTGTTTTTAGTCTTGGAGATTGTGCAAGTGTGGAG GGTGATGGAGGGCTAATGCATGTTGGCAGAATTATTGAGTTTTTCAAAACAACAGATGGAGAAGATTATTTCAGGGTCCAATGGTTTTACAGAGCTGAAGATACA GTTATAAAACAAGAGGCTAGTTTTCATGACAAGAAGCGATTATTTTATTCAAAAGTAATGAATGATAATCCAATAAATTGCATTATTTCAAAAGTCGATGTTGTACAGGTATCATCTATG AAAGGTTCAAAGGCTTCTGTTCGTTCATCTGATTTCTATTTTGACATGGAGTACGATGTGGATTATTCCTCATTTCAGACATTGCTGATTG ATGATTCTATCAAGCGGCATGACTCAGTATCACCAAATAGGATTAAGACGGTTGCCAGAACAGCTAGTGATTCGTCATTGGAAAATATGCCCATTTGTGAAAGTTACAAAGCAGAGCTGGCTCTATTAGATCTATTTTCTGGTTGCGGTGGAATGTCAACAGGGTTGTGCCTTGGTGCCAAACTTTCTTGTGTTGATCTTGTAACG AGATGGGCCCTTGATAGTAATAAGTTTGCATGTGAAAGCCTGAAGTTAAATCATCCAGAAACAAAT ATCAGAAATGAGGCTGCTGAAGATTTTCTTGAACTATTGAAACAATGGGAAAAGCTTTGCAAAAAGTATGCACTCAAAGACGTAGAAAGGATGCATCAGTCAAGATCAAATACCTCAAGTTCAGTCAAAGAACCTGATTCTCTCGACGATGTTAACACTACACCAGGTGAATACGAAGTCTCGAGACTAGTTGACATATGTTATGGCGATCCTAATGATACAGGAAAGCGTGGACTGCATTTTAAG GTGCATTGGAAGGGTTATAGCACAAGCGAAGATACCTGGGAACCAATTGCAGGCTTAAG tgaTTGTCAAGAATGCATACGGGATTTTGTAAGAAACGGGTTCAAGTCCAAGATCTTGCCACTTCCT GGTGATGCTGATGTGATTTGTGGTGGACCTCCATGCCAAGGAATTAGTGGCTATAATCGCTTCAGAAATGTCAATTCTCCACTTTCTGATGAAAGAAATCGTCAGATTGTTGTCTTTATGGACATAGTGCAGTTCTTGAAACCTAAATTTGTGCTGATGGAAAATGTTGTTGACATTCTTAAATTTGATAAAGCTTCTTTTGCAAGATATGCGTTGAGTCGTTTGGTACATATGAAGTACCAAGCAAGGCTTGGAACCATTGCAGCTGGCTGTTATGGCCTTCCACAGTTTCGGCTGCGTGTTTTCTTGTGGGGAGCTCATCCCAGTGAG AAATTGCCCCAGTTTCCACTTCCTACACATGATGTTATTGTCAGATATTGGCCTCCGTCTGAGTTTGAG CGGAATACTGTTGCCTACGACGAAGGCCAACCTCGTGAATTAGAAAAGGCTCTAGTTCTTGAAGATGCCATTTCTGATCTTCCACCT GTTACAACCCATGAGACCCGTGAGGAAATGGCATATGAAAAGCCTCCAGAAAGTGACTTTCAAAGGCTTATACGATCCACAGAATATG ATACGACCGCTTCTTCATCAAGAGGCAGCACAAAAGTGAACAATCTGCTTTATGATCATCGTCCATACACATTGACTGAAGATGATTGTGCTCGAGTTGGCTTAATTCCTAAAAGAAAG GGGGCCAACTTCAGGGACCTCCCTGGCGTAGTTGTAGGACACGATAATGTTGTCCGGCGGGATCCAACAAAGAAGAAAGAACTGTTACCATCTGGAAAGCCACTG GTACCAGATTTTGCTTTCACGTTTGAGCAAGGAAAATCCAAAAG GTTATGGTGGGATGAGACAGTGCCAACTTTAGTGACTTACCCAAGTATTCACAGCCAG GCAATGCTACACCCGGAGCAGGACAGAGTCCTCACCATACGAGAATGTGCAAGGCTTCAAGGTTTTCCTGATTACTACAGGTTCTGTGGGACGGTTAAAGAAAG GTATCGTCAAGTTGGGAATGCAGTTGCTGTTCCCGTAGGTCGAGGTTTAGGATATGCACTAGGGATGGCATTCCAAAAGCTCTGTGGGGATGGACCACTGATGACCCTCCCACCTAAGTTCTCACATTCAACTAATCTCCAATTAGCTACATCCTTGCTTCAGAAGACCGATTAG
- the LOC126679892 gene encoding DNA (cytosine-5)-methyltransferase CMT2-like isoform X1 gives MTKSKSCLSLALLQTQTQTQNETQEAVPLQIHFPLRRSPRLFTIPQMRNVPFPNPNSHLYFPHQPRSSSSSLSPKPLLIKQANSHRNVSDSPTRRTSPRNVSAPKSHSQRQSFTSREDNGLKTSPRLSSAANRSENSCSKATLSVSSNSSRNHGFKQRASVELKAKSLISWHADDSNTNTMPLLEASPDMYLIKCDAAGEIESRRSSGNLFCVDETLSLKAKFDCCGLCDSLDEGKPCKRVKTISDNVDMGVNDDDLRLFTSTNNSSVCVENGETGCSLIKLPETVKKHSPNSKNKKSGKHVKNQRVCSLIGDPVPSEEAQEKWQWRYEMKSQRSKSRRLVLNDDDDEDKIVWNVECHYTQAEIDGSVFSLGDCASVEGDGGLMHVGRIIEFFKTTDGEDYFRVQWFYRAEDTVIKQEASFHDKKRLFYSKVMNDNPINCIISKVDVVQVSSMKGSKASVRSSDFYFDMEYDVDYSSFQTLLIDDSIKRHDSVSPNRIKTVARTASDSSLENMPICESYKAELALLDLFSGCGGMSTGLCLGAKLSCVDLVTRWALDSNKFACESLKLNHPETNIRNEAAEDFLELLKQWEKLCKKYALKDVERMHQSRSNTSSSVKEPDSLDDVNTTPGEYEVSRLVDICYGDPNDTGKRGLHFKVHWKGYSTSEDTWEPIAGLSDCQECIRDFVRNGFKSKILPLPGDADVICGGPPCQGISGYNRFRNVNSPLSDERNRQIVVFMDIVQFLKPKFVLMENVVDILKFDKASFARYALSRLVHMKYQARLGTIAAGCYGLPQFRLRVFLWGAHPSEKLPQFPLPTHDVIVRYWPPSEFERNTVAYDEGQPRELEKALVLEDAISDLPPVTTHETREEMAYEKPPESDFQRLIRSTEYDTTASSSRGSTKVNNLLYDHRPYTLTEDDCARVGLIPKRKGANFRDLPGVVVGHDNVVRRDPTKKKELLPSGKPLVPDFAFTFEQGKSKRPYARLWWDETVPTLVTYPSIHSQAMLHPEQDRVLTIRECARLQGFPDYYRFCGTVKERYRQVGNAVAVPVGRGLGYALGMAFQKLCGDGPLMTLPPKFSHSTNLQLATSLLQKTD, from the exons ATGACGAAATCCAAATCTTGTTTATCTCTAGCTTTACTTCAAACTCAAACTCAAACTCAAAATGAAACCCAAGAAGCGGTTCCTTTACAAATTCATTTTCCGTTGAGAAGATCTCCCAGGCTTTTTACCATTCCTCAAATGCGCAATGTACCTTTCCCAAACCCTAATTCTCACCTCTATTTCCCTCACCAACCAcgctcttcttcttcttctctttctcCTAAGCCCTTATTAATCAAACAAGCTAATTCTCATCGAAACGTTTCGGACAGTCCCACTAGAAGAACCTCTCCTCGAAACGTTTCGGCTCCCAAG AGTCACAGTCAACGTCAAAGCTTCACTTCCAG AGAAGATAATGGATTGAAAACATCTCCTAGACTGTCCTCAGCTGCTAATAGAAGTGAAAACAGCTGCTCAAAAGCTACATTGTCAGTGAGTAGTAATTCCTCAAGAAATCACGGTTTTAAACAAAGGGCATCTGTCGAATTGAAAGCGAAATCGTTAATTTCATGGCATGCTGATGATAGTAATACAAATACAATGCCTTTGCTTGAAGCTTCTCCCGATATGTATTTGATAAAATGTGATGCAGCTGGAGAAATTGAATCAAGAAGAAGCTCAGGGAACTTGTTTTGTGTCGATGAGACTTTGAGCTTGAAAGCCAAGTTTGATTGCTGTGGACTGTGTGATTCTTTGGATGAAGGAAAACCCTGTAAGAGGGTTAAGACCATTTCTGATAATGTTGATATGGGAGTGAATGACGACGACTTGAGGCTGTTTACCTCAACAAACAATTCTTCTGTTTGTGTAGAGAATGGTGAAACAGGGTGTAGTTTGATTAAGTTACCTGAAACAGTGAAGAAGCATTctcctaactctaagaataaaAAGTCAGGTAAACATGTTAAGAACCAACGAGTCTGTAGCCTAATTGGAGATCCTGTTCCCAGTGAAGAAGCACAAGAGAAGTGGCAGTGGCGTTATGAAATGAAG AGTCAAAGATCCAAATCTCGAAGGCTCGTTTTAAA tgatgatgatgatgaagataAGATTGTTTGGAATGTGGAATGTCATTACACTCAAGCTGAAATTGATGGGTCTGTTTTTAGTCTTGGAGATTGTGCAAGTGTGGAG GGTGATGGAGGGCTAATGCATGTTGGCAGAATTATTGAGTTTTTCAAAACAACAGATGGAGAAGATTATTTCAGGGTCCAATGGTTTTACAGAGCTGAAGATACA GTTATAAAACAAGAGGCTAGTTTTCATGACAAGAAGCGATTATTTTATTCAAAAGTAATGAATGATAATCCAATAAATTGCATTATTTCAAAAGTCGATGTTGTACAGGTATCATCTATG AAAGGTTCAAAGGCTTCTGTTCGTTCATCTGATTTCTATTTTGACATGGAGTACGATGTGGATTATTCCTCATTTCAGACATTGCTGATTG ATGATTCTATCAAGCGGCATGACTCAGTATCACCAAATAGGATTAAGACGGTTGCCAGAACAGCTAGTGATTCGTCATTGGAAAATATGCCCATTTGTGAAAGTTACAAAGCAGAGCTGGCTCTATTAGATCTATTTTCTGGTTGCGGTGGAATGTCAACAGGGTTGTGCCTTGGTGCCAAACTTTCTTGTGTTGATCTTGTAACG AGATGGGCCCTTGATAGTAATAAGTTTGCATGTGAAAGCCTGAAGTTAAATCATCCAGAAACAAAT ATCAGAAATGAGGCTGCTGAAGATTTTCTTGAACTATTGAAACAATGGGAAAAGCTTTGCAAAAAGTATGCACTCAAAGACGTAGAAAGGATGCATCAGTCAAGATCAAATACCTCAAGTTCAGTCAAAGAACCTGATTCTCTCGACGATGTTAACACTACACCAGGTGAATACGAAGTCTCGAGACTAGTTGACATATGTTATGGCGATCCTAATGATACAGGAAAGCGTGGACTGCATTTTAAG GTGCATTGGAAGGGTTATAGCACAAGCGAAGATACCTGGGAACCAATTGCAGGCTTAAG tgaTTGTCAAGAATGCATACGGGATTTTGTAAGAAACGGGTTCAAGTCCAAGATCTTGCCACTTCCT GGTGATGCTGATGTGATTTGTGGTGGACCTCCATGCCAAGGAATTAGTGGCTATAATCGCTTCAGAAATGTCAATTCTCCACTTTCTGATGAAAGAAATCGTCAGATTGTTGTCTTTATGGACATAGTGCAGTTCTTGAAACCTAAATTTGTGCTGATGGAAAATGTTGTTGACATTCTTAAATTTGATAAAGCTTCTTTTGCAAGATATGCGTTGAGTCGTTTGGTACATATGAAGTACCAAGCAAGGCTTGGAACCATTGCAGCTGGCTGTTATGGCCTTCCACAGTTTCGGCTGCGTGTTTTCTTGTGGGGAGCTCATCCCAGTGAG AAATTGCCCCAGTTTCCACTTCCTACACATGATGTTATTGTCAGATATTGGCCTCCGTCTGAGTTTGAG CGGAATACTGTTGCCTACGACGAAGGCCAACCTCGTGAATTAGAAAAGGCTCTAGTTCTTGAAGATGCCATTTCTGATCTTCCACCT GTTACAACCCATGAGACCCGTGAGGAAATGGCATATGAAAAGCCTCCAGAAAGTGACTTTCAAAGGCTTATACGATCCACAGAATATG ATACGACCGCTTCTTCATCAAGAGGCAGCACAAAAGTGAACAATCTGCTTTATGATCATCGTCCATACACATTGACTGAAGATGATTGTGCTCGAGTTGGCTTAATTCCTAAAAGAAAG GGGGCCAACTTCAGGGACCTCCCTGGCGTAGTTGTAGGACACGATAATGTTGTCCGGCGGGATCCAACAAAGAAGAAAGAACTGTTACCATCTGGAAAGCCACTG GTACCAGATTTTGCTTTCACGTTTGAGCAAGGAAAATCCAAAAG GCCATATGCAAGGTTATGGTGGGATGAGACAGTGCCAACTTTAGTGACTTACCCAAGTATTCACAGCCAG GCAATGCTACACCCGGAGCAGGACAGAGTCCTCACCATACGAGAATGTGCAAGGCTTCAAGGTTTTCCTGATTACTACAGGTTCTGTGGGACGGTTAAAGAAAG GTATCGTCAAGTTGGGAATGCAGTTGCTGTTCCCGTAGGTCGAGGTTTAGGATATGCACTAGGGATGGCATTCCAAAAGCTCTGTGGGGATGGACCACTGATGACCCTCCCACCTAAGTTCTCACATTCAACTAATCTCCAATTAGCTACATCCTTGCTTCAGAAGACCGATTAG
- the LOC126679892 gene encoding DNA (cytosine-5)-methyltransferase CMT2-like isoform X3, producing MTKSKSCLSLALLQTQTQTQNETQEAVPLQIHFPLRRSPRLFTIPQMRNVPFPNPNSHLYFPHQPRSSSSSLSPKPLLIKQANSHRNVSDSPTRRTSPRNVSAPKSHSQRQSFTSREDNGLKTSPRLSSAANRSENSCSKATLSVSSNSSRNHGFKQRASVELKAKSLISWHADDSNTNTMPLLEASPDMYLIKCDAAGEIESRRSSGNLFCVDETLSLKAKFDCCGLCDSLDEGKPCKRVKTISDNVDMGVNDDDLRLFTSTNNSSVCVENGETGCSLIKLPETVKKHSPNSKNKKSGKHVKNQRVCSLIGDPVPSEEAQEKWQWRYEMKSQRSKSRRLVLNDDDDEDKIVWNVECHYTQAEIDGSVFSLGDCASVEGDGGLMHVGRIIEFFKTTDGEDYFRVQWFYRAEDTVIKQEASFHDKKRLFYSKVMNDNPINCIISKVDVVQVSSMKGSKASVRSSDFYFDMEYDVDYSSFQTLLIDDSIKRHDSVSPNRIKTVARTASDSSLENMPICESYKAELALLDLFSGCGGMSTGLCLGAKLSCVDLVTRWALDSNKFACESLKLNHPETNIRNEAAEDFLELLKQWEKLCKKYALKDVERMHQSRSNTSSSVKEPDSLDDVNTTPGEYEVSRLVDICYGDPNDTGKRGLHFKVHWKGYSTSEDTWEPIAGLSDCQECIRDFVRNGFKSKILPLPGDADVICGGPPCQGISGYNRFRNVNSPLSDERNRQIVVFMDIVQFLKPKFVLMENVVDILKFDKASFARYALSRLVHMKYQARLGTIAAGCYGLPQFRLRVFLWGAHPSEKLPQFPLPTHDVIVRYWPPSEFERNTVAYDEGQPRELEKALVLEDAISDLPPVTTHETREEMAYEKPPESDFQRLIRSTEYDAGLDIFFALLVCLKSGFNIAN from the exons ATGACGAAATCCAAATCTTGTTTATCTCTAGCTTTACTTCAAACTCAAACTCAAACTCAAAATGAAACCCAAGAAGCGGTTCCTTTACAAATTCATTTTCCGTTGAGAAGATCTCCCAGGCTTTTTACCATTCCTCAAATGCGCAATGTACCTTTCCCAAACCCTAATTCTCACCTCTATTTCCCTCACCAACCAcgctcttcttcttcttctctttctcCTAAGCCCTTATTAATCAAACAAGCTAATTCTCATCGAAACGTTTCGGACAGTCCCACTAGAAGAACCTCTCCTCGAAACGTTTCGGCTCCCAAG AGTCACAGTCAACGTCAAAGCTTCACTTCCAG AGAAGATAATGGATTGAAAACATCTCCTAGACTGTCCTCAGCTGCTAATAGAAGTGAAAACAGCTGCTCAAAAGCTACATTGTCAGTGAGTAGTAATTCCTCAAGAAATCACGGTTTTAAACAAAGGGCATCTGTCGAATTGAAAGCGAAATCGTTAATTTCATGGCATGCTGATGATAGTAATACAAATACAATGCCTTTGCTTGAAGCTTCTCCCGATATGTATTTGATAAAATGTGATGCAGCTGGAGAAATTGAATCAAGAAGAAGCTCAGGGAACTTGTTTTGTGTCGATGAGACTTTGAGCTTGAAAGCCAAGTTTGATTGCTGTGGACTGTGTGATTCTTTGGATGAAGGAAAACCCTGTAAGAGGGTTAAGACCATTTCTGATAATGTTGATATGGGAGTGAATGACGACGACTTGAGGCTGTTTACCTCAACAAACAATTCTTCTGTTTGTGTAGAGAATGGTGAAACAGGGTGTAGTTTGATTAAGTTACCTGAAACAGTGAAGAAGCATTctcctaactctaagaataaaAAGTCAGGTAAACATGTTAAGAACCAACGAGTCTGTAGCCTAATTGGAGATCCTGTTCCCAGTGAAGAAGCACAAGAGAAGTGGCAGTGGCGTTATGAAATGAAG AGTCAAAGATCCAAATCTCGAAGGCTCGTTTTAAA tgatgatgatgatgaagataAGATTGTTTGGAATGTGGAATGTCATTACACTCAAGCTGAAATTGATGGGTCTGTTTTTAGTCTTGGAGATTGTGCAAGTGTGGAG GGTGATGGAGGGCTAATGCATGTTGGCAGAATTATTGAGTTTTTCAAAACAACAGATGGAGAAGATTATTTCAGGGTCCAATGGTTTTACAGAGCTGAAGATACA GTTATAAAACAAGAGGCTAGTTTTCATGACAAGAAGCGATTATTTTATTCAAAAGTAATGAATGATAATCCAATAAATTGCATTATTTCAAAAGTCGATGTTGTACAGGTATCATCTATG AAAGGTTCAAAGGCTTCTGTTCGTTCATCTGATTTCTATTTTGACATGGAGTACGATGTGGATTATTCCTCATTTCAGACATTGCTGATTG ATGATTCTATCAAGCGGCATGACTCAGTATCACCAAATAGGATTAAGACGGTTGCCAGAACAGCTAGTGATTCGTCATTGGAAAATATGCCCATTTGTGAAAGTTACAAAGCAGAGCTGGCTCTATTAGATCTATTTTCTGGTTGCGGTGGAATGTCAACAGGGTTGTGCCTTGGTGCCAAACTTTCTTGTGTTGATCTTGTAACG AGATGGGCCCTTGATAGTAATAAGTTTGCATGTGAAAGCCTGAAGTTAAATCATCCAGAAACAAAT ATCAGAAATGAGGCTGCTGAAGATTTTCTTGAACTATTGAAACAATGGGAAAAGCTTTGCAAAAAGTATGCACTCAAAGACGTAGAAAGGATGCATCAGTCAAGATCAAATACCTCAAGTTCAGTCAAAGAACCTGATTCTCTCGACGATGTTAACACTACACCAGGTGAATACGAAGTCTCGAGACTAGTTGACATATGTTATGGCGATCCTAATGATACAGGAAAGCGTGGACTGCATTTTAAG GTGCATTGGAAGGGTTATAGCACAAGCGAAGATACCTGGGAACCAATTGCAGGCTTAAG tgaTTGTCAAGAATGCATACGGGATTTTGTAAGAAACGGGTTCAAGTCCAAGATCTTGCCACTTCCT GGTGATGCTGATGTGATTTGTGGTGGACCTCCATGCCAAGGAATTAGTGGCTATAATCGCTTCAGAAATGTCAATTCTCCACTTTCTGATGAAAGAAATCGTCAGATTGTTGTCTTTATGGACATAGTGCAGTTCTTGAAACCTAAATTTGTGCTGATGGAAAATGTTGTTGACATTCTTAAATTTGATAAAGCTTCTTTTGCAAGATATGCGTTGAGTCGTTTGGTACATATGAAGTACCAAGCAAGGCTTGGAACCATTGCAGCTGGCTGTTATGGCCTTCCACAGTTTCGGCTGCGTGTTTTCTTGTGGGGAGCTCATCCCAGTGAG AAATTGCCCCAGTTTCCACTTCCTACACATGATGTTATTGTCAGATATTGGCCTCCGTCTGAGTTTGAG CGGAATACTGTTGCCTACGACGAAGGCCAACCTCGTGAATTAGAAAAGGCTCTAGTTCTTGAAGATGCCATTTCTGATCTTCCACCT GTTACAACCCATGAGACCCGTGAGGAAATGGCATATGAAAAGCCTCCAGAAAGTGACTTTCAAAGGCTTATACGATCCACAGAATATG ATGCAGGTCTTGACATTTTTTTTGCTTTGCTTGTGTGCTTGAAATCTGGATTCAATATCGCCAACTAA
- the LOC126679900 gene encoding myb family transcription factor PHL11: MGMEAFGGNYGNGVVMMSRDPKPRLRWTPDLHHRFVDAVTKLGGPDKATPKSVLKLMGLKGLTLFHLKSHLQKYRMGQQQARKQQFQDNTGDSNGYFSNSSSLGTNPTSSTIDNQQVEIQIAESLKSQIEAHKRLQEQLEVQKKVQMRIEAQGKYLQDLLEKAQKSLSSLDMKGSVNVEENKDFKHKIEHPMALDLNTKSSYDILSLRGSELDLKMLSHNRDR, translated from the exons ATGGGTATGGAGGCATTTGGAGGGAACTATGGGAATGGAGTGGTGATGATGAGCAGAGACCCCAAGCCAAGGCTGCGATGGACTCCTGATCTTCATCATCGTTTCGTTGACGCTGTTACCAAACTTGGCGGCCCCGATA AAGCAACTCCAAAGTCGGTGCTGAAGCTGATGGGATTAAAGGGTTTGACACTGTTCCATTTAAAGAGCCATTTACAG AAATATAGGATGGGACAGCAACAAGCTAGGAAGCAGCAATTTCAAGACAACACTG GGGATTCCAATGGATATTTCAGCAATTCTTCTTCATTAGGAACAAATCCCACTTCATCTACAATTGATAACCAACAAGT AGAAATACAAATTGCTGAGTCATTGAAGTCCCAGATTGAAGCACATAAAAGATTACAAGAACAGCTTGAG GTGCAAAAGAAAGTACAAATGAGAATAGAAGCACAAGGGAAGTACTTGCAAGATTTACTAGAGAAAGCCCAGAAGAGCCTATCATCACTTGATATGAAGGGTAGTGTTAATGTTGaagaaaataaagattttaaGCATAAGATTGAACATCCCATGGCTTTAGATTTAAATACAAAAAGTAGCTATGACATACTTTCTCTAAGGGGCTCTGAATTGGATCTCAAGATGCTTTCTCATAATAGAGATAGGTGA